The proteins below are encoded in one region of Bremerella sp. P1:
- a CDS encoding sigma factor, whose protein sequence is MADANFNPNDDRFTRGLIRRKVKQLIGRVGFTGQDREDLEQELKLRVLQSMVKFDPDQAHRNRFITAVVERYVRNILRDASAEKRDHTRVCSLNVDIEIADEGLTEFAQTIDAHQHDGRLGTDSRPDAELAALAMDLAELISDLPDEWQTLLELRKTHSMTDIAVLMGRPRTTLNGWMHRIADRFEQAGLHEYL, encoded by the coding sequence ATGGCTGATGCCAATTTCAATCCGAATGACGATCGTTTCACCCGTGGACTCATCCGACGCAAGGTCAAGCAGTTGATCGGCCGCGTCGGATTCACCGGCCAGGACCGAGAGGACCTGGAACAGGAACTCAAACTTCGCGTGCTGCAGAGCATGGTGAAGTTCGACCCGGACCAGGCCCATCGGAATCGGTTCATCACGGCAGTGGTCGAGCGCTACGTCCGCAATATCCTCCGTGATGCGTCGGCTGAGAAGCGTGACCACACCCGTGTCTGCTCCCTCAATGTCGACATCGAGATCGCTGACGAGGGGCTCACTGAGTTCGCGCAGACCATCGATGCCCATCAGCACGACGGGCGACTGGGAACCGACAGCCGTCCTGATGCGGAACTCGCCGCACTGGCAATGGACCTGGCTGAGTTGATTTCCGACTTGCCTGATGAGTGGCAAACGCTCCTCGAGCTACGCAAGACCCATTCCATGACCGACATCGCGGTCTTAATGGGACGTCCGCGCACCACGCTCAACGGCTGGATGCATCGGATCGCGGACCGCTTCGAACAGGCTGGTCTTCACGAGTACCTCTGA
- a CDS encoding RecB family exonuclease — protein MSTQSHPCFNSDAATDVLDPASSKSVLTYSALNTFRNCPRKYKHRYVDHLRPRERPEALSFGSVIHGAIELWYQLPADDGRLWSVLDYIDQQFPERVGDEQQIAAWHLARAMITGYASRYPSEDFDVVEVEKTFTGEIRNPDTGRPSQTFVIAGKADAIVQQPDGMYLLEHKTASTIDANYLDKLWTDTQIALYSHYLRQLGYPIVGVIYNVLLKCRLKQKAGETQEEYEARRAELAAKNKSGRSTAKRQMPESDEEYQARLAEWYARPEVFHREHIYLSEDRLAMLQEEVWEITQQYLDARRRGKWLLNTSSCFSYQRPCEYLPYCQSGFNPNVSDNLYEIVPPHEELSPAESDAPLF, from the coding sequence ATGAGCACGCAATCGCACCCTTGTTTCAACAGTGACGCAGCGACGGACGTCTTGGATCCAGCTTCCTCGAAAAGCGTCCTGACGTATTCCGCCCTCAACACGTTTCGCAATTGCCCGCGAAAATACAAGCATCGCTACGTCGACCATCTCCGTCCTCGCGAGCGTCCCGAGGCGCTGTCGTTCGGCAGCGTCATCCACGGTGCGATTGAGCTTTGGTATCAGTTGCCCGCGGATGACGGTCGCCTGTGGTCAGTGCTGGATTACATCGACCAGCAATTCCCCGAGCGCGTGGGCGACGAGCAGCAGATAGCCGCCTGGCATCTGGCTCGCGCCATGATCACAGGTTATGCGAGTCGCTACCCCAGCGAAGACTTCGACGTGGTAGAGGTCGAGAAGACTTTCACCGGCGAGATTCGCAATCCCGACACCGGTCGTCCCAGCCAGACGTTCGTGATCGCGGGTAAGGCGGACGCCATCGTCCAGCAGCCCGATGGGATGTATCTGCTGGAACACAAGACCGCATCCACCATCGATGCCAACTACCTCGACAAGCTGTGGACCGACACGCAGATCGCGCTCTACAGCCATTACCTCCGGCAGCTTGGCTATCCGATCGTCGGCGTGATCTACAACGTCCTGCTCAAGTGTCGGCTCAAGCAGAAAGCCGGTGAAACGCAGGAAGAGTACGAGGCCCGTCGCGCGGAACTGGCTGCCAAGAACAAGAGTGGCCGCTCCACCGCCAAGCGACAGATGCCCGAGTCGGACGAGGAGTATCAGGCCCGACTGGCTGAATGGTACGCGCGTCCCGAAGTGTTCCATCGCGAGCACATTTACTTGTCCGAAGATCGCCTGGCAATGCTCCAGGAAGAGGTCTGGGAAATCACGCAGCAGTACCTCGACGCGCGACGTCGGGGCAAGTGGCTGCTCAACACGTCGAGCTGTTTCTCGTACCAGCGACCGTGTGAGTACCTGCCTTACTGCCAGTCCGGATTCAATCCCAACGTCTCGGACAACCTCTACGAAATCGTTCCTCCGCACGAGGAACTCTCCCCGGCTGAATCCGACGCACCCCTGTTTTGA
- a CDS encoding ATP-binding protein: protein MALSLPTQRTKPITELGKQTILLYSAPKLGKSTFASRFPEAIFFECEPGLSHLEVYKVPTYTWEDFLAACKLVAQGDHPFKTIVIDTADNAFKFCSEHVCGKHGIEYEGDMGHGKGWALVKNEWHRVLTRLASLPYGLILISHAQDKTIETRTGEYTKTQPSLPDRARNVVLGLVDMILYCDAVPRKEANGTVMIDRMMRTKPHPTYEAGDRTGRLPDPLPLDYDAFVKAFQSAAPGSIPGTGTAAEATKPGSTQNGKVKR from the coding sequence ATGGCACTATCGTTGCCGACACAACGCACCAAACCGATCACGGAGTTGGGCAAGCAGACGATCCTGCTTTACTCAGCGCCCAAACTCGGGAAGTCGACCTTCGCCAGTCGATTCCCCGAAGCGATCTTCTTCGAGTGCGAGCCCGGCCTCAGTCACCTCGAGGTCTACAAGGTCCCGACCTACACGTGGGAGGACTTCCTGGCCGCGTGCAAACTCGTGGCCCAGGGCGATCACCCGTTCAAAACGATCGTCATCGACACCGCCGACAACGCTTTCAAGTTCTGCAGCGAACACGTCTGTGGCAAGCATGGCATCGAGTACGAGGGCGACATGGGCCACGGCAAAGGCTGGGCCCTGGTCAAGAACGAATGGCACCGCGTGCTCACACGATTGGCCAGCCTTCCCTACGGTCTGATCCTCATCTCGCACGCGCAGGATAAGACCATCGAGACTCGCACCGGCGAGTACACCAAGACGCAGCCCAGTCTTCCGGATCGGGCCCGCAACGTCGTGCTCGGCCTGGTGGACATGATCCTCTACTGCGACGCGGTGCCGCGCAAGGAAGCCAACGGCACCGTGATGATCGACCGCATGATGCGCACCAAACCGCATCCCACCTACGAAGCGGGCGATCGGACAGGCCGGCTGCCTGATCCTCTTCCGCTCGACTACGACGCCTTCGTCAAGGCGTTTCAATCCGCTGCCCCCGGCTCGATTCCCGGCACCGGCACCGCAGCGGAAGCGACCAAGCCGGGAAGCACCCAAAACGGAAAGGTTAAGCGATGA
- a CDS encoding DUF669 domain-containing protein, which yields MSDYDDSFAPGGNNVDLSDFDDDFSSAEAPSFDEVPDGKYQVRIDSVRLDRSQRGDPMIKWDLLVIAGQHQGRHIFKNSVITPAALPYVKGDLKTLGLALAKFSDLSERLDDLLDVTLEITKRTRGDYTNVYFNKRIEIAGGNSQSLSDDEVPF from the coding sequence ATGAGCGATTACGACGACAGCTTTGCGCCCGGCGGCAACAACGTCGATTTGAGTGACTTCGATGACGACTTCTCGTCGGCGGAAGCACCCAGTTTCGATGAGGTTCCCGACGGCAAATACCAAGTGCGGATCGATTCGGTACGGCTCGACCGCAGTCAACGCGGCGACCCGATGATCAAGTGGGATCTGCTGGTGATCGCCGGCCAGCATCAAGGCCGGCACATCTTCAAGAACTCGGTGATCACACCCGCGGCGCTGCCTTACGTCAAAGGCGACCTCAAGACGTTGGGACTCGCCCTGGCCAAGTTCAGCGACCTGTCCGAGCGACTGGACGATTTGCTGGACGTGACCCTGGAGATCACCAAGCGGACGCGCGGTGACTACACCAACGTGTACTTCAACAAGCGGATCGAGATTGCCGGTGGCAACTCGCAATCGCTGAGCGACGACGAGGTTCCCTTCTAG
- a CDS encoding ERCC4 domain-containing protein, translated as MDFQIVIDSREQEPYAFSCSTVRRKLDAGDYSIAGHELSVAVERKSLADFVHTVIHDFQRFAAELDKLRAMDAACVVVEADLDALLRDQHRETLRGVAPTSLLGMALYISLRWMVPVFWCGSRQAACAFTDAYLRTFVRTQAERGGAQHG; from the coding sequence ATGGATTTTCAAATTGTCATTGATTCGCGTGAGCAGGAACCGTACGCGTTCTCCTGCTCCACCGTGCGGCGAAAGCTCGACGCGGGTGATTACTCGATCGCCGGTCACGAACTGAGCGTGGCCGTGGAGCGCAAGAGCCTGGCGGACTTTGTTCACACGGTGATTCACGACTTCCAGCGGTTCGCGGCCGAACTCGACAAGCTGCGAGCGATGGACGCTGCCTGCGTCGTCGTGGAAGCGGACCTCGATGCACTGCTCCGCGACCAGCATCGCGAAACGCTGCGGGGCGTCGCTCCAACCTCGCTGCTGGGCATGGCCCTCTACATCTCGCTGCGATGGATGGTCCCGGTCTTCTGGTGTGGTTCGCGGCAAGCGGCATGTGCGTTCACCGACGCCTACCTCCGAACCTTTGTGCGAACCCAAGCGGAACGTGGAGGTGCCCAGCATGGCTAG
- a CDS encoding AAA family ATPase, which yields MARKITGTVNRVYFSSPKFTAGVLKTDKDATVRFRGPFCASEGDCITLVGKWQKDPKYGPQFAAESLSYELPESPEGLIQYLAKHPAFVGIGEATARKIVQYATSAANLDRLIRQDLDELRQQLRIPKSTLVSLQEAWIANSADNEIRSYLAGFGLTNHQMETLLETFGNSVVGVLRADPYQLIRYVKGYGFKKVDKIARAMGTPKDHPGRIAAGLLFVVSDELTSGHTWISRAKLIEKANDLLLLDAMDSLDVIGAAVHELLADNQLLADGNAVAIPRCVEAEEYIQSIFDTYGWTERPVRRVKQNLVGLKPRQAEAYQTAMAYPIVVISGGAGTGKTYVVARLADAYEKANLRVALCSPTGKAAKRIEESLRAQGINLEAKTLHRLLGYDGHKFNRVSLSDQALTEDGDIDEDADPPYDVVVVDEVSMVDAPLMAELLKRIDFTRTRLVLVGDHNQLPPVGPGNVLRDIIDHNLVPTVILDEVVRQAGILKTNSTAILSERIAPTATGDPAWTVVDAFKDPQQIQVYLRELVLEKIPSRLGLDPISDVQIITPTHIGTLGTKAINQMMQRVLHGKVERKFTEGDKVIQTVNDYGLGVMNGTIGRVIGIEPGSGGGYWIEFDGSGQRLIQNEQVLNVQLAYALTAHKAQGSEFPCAVVLCHKSHFFADRNWLYTAVTRASRYCILMGDRWGLHNAVKKNSTIDRRTFLSLWASRKDVIAESPLEVPA from the coding sequence ATGGCTAGAAAGATCACCGGCACCGTTAATCGCGTTTACTTCAGTAGTCCCAAGTTCACAGCGGGAGTGCTCAAGACGGACAAAGACGCAACCGTTCGTTTCCGCGGGCCATTTTGCGCGAGCGAAGGCGACTGCATCACGCTCGTTGGCAAGTGGCAGAAGGATCCCAAGTACGGACCACAGTTCGCAGCCGAGAGCCTCAGTTACGAATTGCCCGAGAGTCCCGAGGGGCTGATTCAGTATCTGGCCAAGCATCCAGCGTTCGTTGGCATCGGCGAAGCGACGGCCCGGAAGATCGTGCAGTATGCCACCAGCGCCGCCAACTTGGACCGACTGATTCGCCAGGACCTGGACGAACTGCGGCAACAACTCCGCATCCCGAAGTCCACGCTCGTTTCGCTGCAGGAAGCCTGGATCGCCAACAGCGCCGACAACGAGATCCGCTCCTACCTGGCGGGGTTCGGATTGACCAACCACCAGATGGAGACGTTGCTCGAAACTTTCGGCAACTCGGTGGTGGGCGTGCTTCGTGCCGATCCGTATCAGCTGATTCGCTACGTCAAAGGCTATGGCTTCAAGAAGGTCGACAAGATCGCGCGAGCCATGGGGACGCCCAAGGATCACCCAGGCCGGATTGCGGCGGGACTGCTGTTCGTCGTCAGCGATGAACTGACATCGGGTCACACCTGGATCAGTCGAGCCAAGTTGATCGAGAAGGCCAACGACCTGTTGCTACTCGACGCGATGGACAGTCTCGATGTGATCGGTGCCGCCGTCCACGAACTGCTGGCCGATAACCAGCTGCTTGCCGATGGTAACGCCGTCGCGATTCCTAGGTGTGTCGAGGCGGAAGAGTACATCCAGTCGATCTTCGACACCTATGGCTGGACCGAGCGTCCTGTGCGGCGCGTGAAGCAGAACCTGGTCGGCCTCAAGCCTCGACAGGCGGAAGCCTACCAGACCGCAATGGCCTATCCGATAGTCGTCATCTCGGGTGGCGCAGGCACGGGGAAAACGTACGTCGTCGCGCGATTGGCCGACGCCTATGAAAAGGCAAATCTCCGCGTGGCCCTCTGCTCGCCCACGGGCAAGGCGGCAAAACGGATCGAAGAGTCGTTGCGGGCACAGGGAATTAACCTGGAGGCCAAGACGCTGCATCGGCTTCTAGGCTACGACGGGCACAAGTTCAATCGCGTCAGCCTCTCCGACCAAGCGCTCACCGAAGACGGCGACATCGATGAGGATGCCGACCCGCCCTACGACGTGGTGGTCGTCGATGAGGTGTCGATGGTTGATGCGCCTCTGATGGCGGAATTGCTGAAGCGGATCGATTTCACGAGGACTCGTCTTGTCCTGGTGGGCGATCACAACCAACTGCCACCCGTCGGCCCAGGGAACGTCCTGCGGGACATCATCGATCACAACCTGGTCCCCACGGTGATCCTCGACGAGGTCGTCCGGCAAGCCGGTATTCTGAAGACCAACAGCACGGCGATTCTCTCGGAGCGGATCGCGCCGACGGCAACGGGCGATCCCGCGTGGACCGTGGTGGACGCATTCAAGGACCCGCAGCAGATCCAGGTTTACTTACGGGAACTGGTGCTCGAGAAGATCCCCAGTCGCCTTGGGCTCGACCCAATCTCCGACGTTCAGATCATCACCCCAACGCACATCGGGACGCTGGGGACCAAGGCAATCAATCAGATGATGCAGCGGGTGCTGCACGGCAAAGTCGAGCGAAAGTTCACCGAAGGCGACAAGGTTATCCAGACCGTCAACGACTACGGGCTGGGTGTCATGAACGGGACGATTGGCCGTGTGATCGGTATCGAACCGGGCTCGGGCGGCGGTTACTGGATCGAATTCGATGGCTCCGGCCAGCGGCTGATTCAGAACGAACAGGTGCTCAACGTCCAGCTTGCCTACGCGCTGACAGCGCATAAGGCCCAAGGGAGCGAGTTCCCCTGCGCCGTAGTGCTCTGCCACAAGTCGCACTTCTTTGCCGATCGCAACTGGCTCTACACGGCCGTCACGCGGGCCAGCCGCTACTGCATCCTCATGGGCGACCGCTGGGGGCTGCACAACGCCGTGAAGAAAAACAGCACGATCGATCGGCGAACGTTTCTGAGTCTATGGGCCAGCCGCAAGGATGTGATCGCGGAATCACCGCTGGAGGTGCCGGCATGA
- a CDS encoding DUF3310 domain-containing protein — protein sequence MTSDSHNGHDPVARPRHYTFGSIEVIDAIEAWGLGFHLGNVVKYTARAAHKGRYLEDLRKARWYLERELQRHESNAPAEEEQSQEAHS from the coding sequence ATGACCAGCGATAGCCACAACGGCCACGATCCCGTCGCGCGACCTCGCCACTACACCTTCGGCTCGATCGAAGTGATCGACGCCATCGAAGCGTGGGGGCTTGGGTTTCACCTGGGCAACGTCGTGAAGTACACAGCCCGCGCCGCGCACAAGGGTCGTTACCTCGAGGACCTTCGCAAGGCCCGCTGGTACCTGGAGCGAGAACTTCAGCGGCATGAATCGAATGCACCAGCAGAAGAGGAGCAGTCACAGGAGGCACACTCTTGA
- a CDS encoding phage NrS-1 polymerase family protein, producing MSSAPAIDPSTITENAPACIRQLSQWVAWKYVERDGKPTKAPVNPHTGSLAKSTEPDTWGTFDRAIAACQSDSGLAGVGFVFSADDQYCGVDLDDSINPDSRQLKGWAADIVERLDSYTEISPSGTGLKVFLKANKPGSRCRKAYHDGEVEIYDNGRFFTLTGQRLDTASFAIEDRQGQLEQVYRAVFGEDDGHTAGCPSTTPRPKPSDNGHVSLDDDEIIQLASNQRRTGAKFSALWSGDWNSHFNSASEADSSVVFTLAFYTKDAGQIDRLFRQSGLMREKWDQLHGEQTYGEITIDKALAKVTKQYKPKGKRKRSRPQPPPPTKPGLPSILIDDIQLSDLTDQALAALIGANKPPSVFVRAGSVARVMRDENGVPKIESFDRVRMRCRLSEVANFFTLRKGEGGAYEQVGTNPPLSLAENVLAQTAWDLPPLAGIARAPILRQDGTICTTPGYDAQSRLMYCPDPDLKLVPIPEYPCGEEVRACVDILLDVISDFPFADEPSRANALAILFTLLMRPVITGHVPLAIIDAPMQGTGKTLLVTSLATIAVGNISSESIPSRDNDDEWRKKITSILLAASPFVLLDNIPDNTTIDSPSLAAALTSDEWSDRLLGRNNAIRLPSRVVWAATGNNLRVAGDMPRRSYGIRLDANAERPWERTGFKIKGLERHIQERRGDLLSAALTIVRAWYTNGKPTADVPTLGSFDEWAETIGSVLAFAGIDGFLGNLEQTQLVQDEDTQQWAAFFEAWWEAFESTPVVVDELCQQILAHGGVQDRALPDPLVVQRDKGEGALRRSLGRHLSRLTGRIFNGRKLLCAGSDTKRKVRRWKLSGLITPTKTNNPDTNPDQQRLW from the coding sequence TTGAGTTCAGCGCCGGCCATTGACCCAAGCACCATCACCGAGAACGCTCCCGCGTGCATTCGCCAATTATCACAGTGGGTTGCGTGGAAATACGTCGAGCGCGACGGAAAGCCAACGAAGGCACCGGTGAATCCCCACACGGGGTCGCTCGCGAAATCCACCGAGCCCGACACGTGGGGCACTTTCGACAGAGCAATCGCCGCTTGCCAGAGCGATAGCGGGCTTGCCGGCGTCGGCTTTGTGTTCTCGGCCGATGACCAATACTGCGGCGTGGACCTCGATGACTCGATCAATCCCGACTCCCGTCAGCTCAAGGGCTGGGCGGCCGACATTGTCGAGCGACTCGATAGCTACACCGAGATCAGTCCCTCGGGCACGGGCCTAAAGGTCTTTCTCAAGGCCAACAAACCGGGCTCCCGCTGCCGCAAGGCCTACCACGACGGTGAAGTCGAGATCTACGACAACGGTCGGTTCTTCACGCTCACCGGGCAGCGCCTGGATACCGCATCCTTTGCGATAGAAGATCGCCAAGGCCAACTCGAGCAGGTCTATCGAGCCGTCTTTGGTGAAGACGATGGTCACACGGCGGGCTGTCCATCCACGACGCCTCGTCCCAAGCCGAGCGACAACGGTCACGTCTCGCTGGATGACGACGAGATCATTCAGCTCGCTTCCAACCAGCGACGCACCGGAGCGAAGTTCTCGGCGCTCTGGTCGGGCGACTGGAACTCGCACTTCAACTCCGCAAGCGAAGCGGACTCGTCGGTCGTATTCACGCTGGCGTTCTACACCAAAGATGCTGGGCAGATCGATCGGCTGTTTCGTCAGTCGGGATTGATGCGAGAGAAGTGGGATCAGTTGCACGGCGAGCAGACCTACGGCGAGATAACAATCGACAAGGCGCTCGCCAAGGTCACCAAGCAGTACAAACCAAAGGGCAAGCGGAAGCGATCACGACCCCAGCCACCACCGCCAACCAAGCCCGGCCTGCCGTCGATTCTGATCGATGACATCCAGCTCAGCGATCTGACCGACCAGGCACTCGCCGCACTCATCGGAGCCAACAAGCCACCCAGCGTATTCGTCCGTGCGGGATCCGTGGCCCGAGTGATGAGAGACGAGAACGGCGTTCCGAAGATTGAATCCTTCGATCGAGTGCGGATGCGTTGCCGGCTCTCAGAGGTCGCCAACTTCTTCACGCTTCGCAAGGGCGAAGGTGGAGCCTACGAGCAGGTAGGTACGAATCCACCGCTGTCGCTTGCGGAGAATGTCTTGGCCCAGACCGCCTGGGATCTGCCGCCGCTGGCCGGTATCGCCCGCGCTCCAATCCTGCGGCAAGACGGGACGATCTGCACGACGCCCGGCTACGACGCCCAGAGCCGGTTGATGTATTGCCCGGATCCGGATTTGAAGCTCGTGCCGATCCCCGAGTATCCCTGCGGCGAAGAGGTCCGAGCTTGCGTCGATATCCTGCTGGACGTGATCAGCGACTTCCCGTTCGCCGACGAACCGAGCCGAGCCAACGCGCTGGCAATTCTGTTCACGCTGCTGATGCGGCCGGTGATCACAGGGCATGTGCCGCTGGCGATTATTGATGCGCCGATGCAGGGAACCGGCAAGACGCTGCTGGTCACATCGCTTGCCACGATTGCGGTGGGCAACATCTCGTCCGAGTCGATCCCCTCGCGGGACAACGACGACGAGTGGCGTAAGAAGATCACGTCGATCTTGCTGGCCGCTTCGCCGTTCGTGCTGCTGGATAACATCCCGGACAACACCACGATCGATTCGCCGTCCCTTGCCGCCGCACTCACGAGCGATGAATGGTCCGACCGACTACTCGGTCGCAACAACGCGATCCGGCTGCCTTCACGCGTCGTCTGGGCTGCCACTGGCAATAACCTGCGGGTCGCCGGCGACATGCCACGCCGTAGCTATGGCATTCGGCTCGACGCCAATGCTGAGCGGCCGTGGGAGCGCACCGGATTCAAGATCAAAGGCCTCGAGCGACATATCCAAGAGCGGCGTGGTGATCTTCTCTCGGCAGCGCTGACGATCGTTCGGGCCTGGTACACGAACGGCAAGCCCACTGCGGATGTGCCCACGCTGGGCAGCTTCGATGAGTGGGCCGAGACCATCGGTAGCGTGCTGGCGTTCGCTGGGATCGACGGCTTTCTAGGCAACCTGGAGCAGACACAACTGGTCCAGGACGAGGATACGCAGCAGTGGGCTGCCTTCTTCGAGGCGTGGTGGGAAGCGTTCGAATCCACCCCAGTGGTGGTGGATGAACTGTGCCAACAGATCCTTGCGCACGGTGGCGTACAAGACCGCGCGCTGCCCGATCCGCTCGTTGTACAGCGCGATAAAGGCGAGGGCGCGCTGCGCAGGTCGCTCGGACGCCATCTCTCACGACTCACGGGCCGCATCTTCAACGGGCGCAAGCTGTTATGCGCCGGCAGCGACACGAAACGGAAGGTTCGACGGTGGAAGCTGTCGGGGTTAATAACCCCGACGAAAACCAATAACCCCGACACTAACCCCGACCAGCAAAGGCTTTGGTGA
- a CDS encoding DNA modification methylase, translating to MKIELRKLADIRPYDKNPRLNDNAVAAVAASIREFGFRQPIVVDTDSVIICGHTRYKAAVQLGLEKLPVHTAKDLTPEQIKAYRIADNKTGELAEWNYDLLPIELGELQSCNYDLGLLGFDADDLAKLLDPGVNEGLTDPDEVPEPPDAPVTQPGDLWILGDHRLLCGDSSKPEDLDRLLDGAKIHLVNTDPPYNVKVEPRSNNAIAAGLSSFQGTSHHQKLDVERHPEKAKPTGKKLRAKDRPLENDFVSDEEFNRLLDAWFGNMSRVLEPGRGFYCWGGYANLGNYPPFLRKNGLYFSQAIVWDKLHPVLTRKDFLGCFELAFYGWKEGAAHRFYGPNNVPDLWHVKKIPPQQMEHLTAKPAELAVRAMQYSTVAGENVLDLFGGSGSTLIGAEQTGRSAFLMEIDMPYCDVIVDRFQRFSGKQAVLERTGESPIPMKAREEAMR from the coding sequence ATGAAAATCGAACTTCGCAAGCTGGCCGACATTCGGCCGTACGACAAGAACCCCCGCCTGAACGACAACGCGGTCGCAGCCGTTGCGGCATCCATACGTGAGTTTGGTTTCCGGCAACCGATCGTGGTTGATACCGACTCCGTCATCATCTGTGGACACACGCGCTACAAGGCTGCCGTGCAACTGGGCCTTGAGAAGCTGCCGGTCCACACCGCCAAGGATCTGACGCCCGAGCAGATCAAGGCGTATCGCATCGCCGACAACAAGACCGGTGAGCTGGCCGAGTGGAACTACGACTTGCTGCCGATTGAGTTGGGCGAGCTGCAATCATGCAATTACGACCTCGGCCTGTTGGGGTTCGACGCGGATGATCTTGCCAAGCTGCTCGACCCGGGCGTGAACGAAGGCCTCACGGATCCCGACGAGGTGCCGGAGCCACCGGACGCGCCGGTAACGCAGCCCGGCGACCTGTGGATCCTGGGGGACCACCGACTGCTTTGCGGCGACAGCAGTAAACCGGAAGACTTGGATCGCCTGCTGGACGGCGCGAAGATCCACCTTGTGAACACGGACCCGCCGTACAACGTCAAGGTGGAACCGCGATCCAACAACGCGATCGCGGCGGGCTTGTCGTCGTTCCAGGGCACCTCACACCACCAGAAGCTTGACGTGGAGCGTCACCCTGAAAAGGCGAAGCCGACCGGGAAGAAACTGCGAGCCAAGGATCGGCCGCTTGAGAACGACTTCGTTTCGGACGAGGAATTCAACCGACTGCTCGATGCCTGGTTCGGAAACATGTCTCGCGTGTTGGAACCCGGTCGCGGCTTTTATTGCTGGGGAGGCTACGCGAACCTCGGGAATTATCCACCGTTCCTCCGCAAGAACGGTCTTTATTTCTCGCAAGCGATCGTCTGGGACAAGCTGCATCCCGTGTTGACTCGCAAGGATTTCCTTGGGTGCTTCGAGCTTGCCTTCTATGGCTGGAAGGAGGGTGCCGCACATCGGTTCTACGGTCCCAACAACGTCCCCGATCTGTGGCATGTGAAGAAGATCCCGCCGCAGCAAATGGAGCATTTGACGGCCAAGCCCGCGGAACTGGCTGTTCGCGCCATGCAGTACTCGACCGTCGCTGGTGAAAACGTCCTGGACCTATTCGGTGGCAGTGGCTCAACGTTGATCGGCGCGGAGCAGACAGGACGCAGCGCATTCCTGATGGAGATCGACATGCCGTATTGCGACGTCATCGTCGACAGGTTTCAGCGGTTCAGCGGCAAGCAGGCTGTGCTGGAGCGAACCGGTGAATCGCCGATTCCAATGAAGGCGCGAGAGGAGGCGATGCGATGA
- a CDS encoding DUF1937 family protein: MTTARGGDGNRGMIYLASPYSHAQREVRERRFEMACQATAQLIHRGEPAFSPIVHSHPLVRFGLPTDWEFWQRCDRALMSCCREIVVLQLDGWRESRGVQAEIDLAIDMDLPVRYLPAEMISNWSGGDTNMSVRPSSQETSI, encoded by the coding sequence ATGACGACCGCGCGAGGGGGCGACGGTAATCGCGGCATGATTTATCTGGCCAGTCCCTACTCACACGCCCAGCGCGAAGTGCGCGAGCGACGGTTCGAGATGGCATGCCAAGCAACGGCTCAGCTAATCCATCGGGGCGAGCCAGCGTTCTCTCCGATCGTGCATAGCCACCCGCTGGTGCGTTTCGGCTTGCCGACCGATTGGGAGTTCTGGCAACGGTGTGACCGTGCATTGATGAGCTGCTGCCGGGAGATCGTGGTGCTGCAGCTCGATGGCTGGCGTGAGAGTCGAGGCGTGCAAGCCGAGATCGATCTGGCGATCGACATGGACCTGCCGGTTCGCTACTTGCCGGCGGAGATGATTTCGAATTGGTCCGGAGGCGACACCAACATGAGCGTCCGACCGTCATCCCAGGAGACGTCGATCTGA
- a CDS encoding DUF4314 domain-containing protein, which produces MTTLPRTGDRIRLLSMSDDPHPIAPCQTGTVVGVSSFGEGKDRWHQIDVSWDDGRTLMLVSPPDQFEIISAGK; this is translated from the coding sequence ATGACCACACTTCCGCGCACTGGCGACCGCATCCGCCTGCTCTCCATGAGTGACGATCCCCATCCGATTGCGCCCTGCCAGACCGGGACCGTCGTCGGTGTTTCGAGTTTCGGGGAAGGCAAGGACCGCTGGCATCAGATCGACGTCTCCTGGGATGACGGTCGGACGCTCATGTTGGTGTCGCCTCCGGACCAATTCGAAATCATCTCCGCCGGCAAGTAG